A stretch of DNA from Ovis aries strain OAR_USU_Benz2616 breed Rambouillet chromosome 14, ARS-UI_Ramb_v3.0, whole genome shotgun sequence:
TtccatgcaggaaaaaaaaaaaccactcacaTTCATGAATGAGTGAAATCTAACACGTCTTTGTTATTTCCTTGCTTTCCTAAtgtcaaaataagagaaaatagcCTAATCTCACAAAACAGATGTTGACAAAAGTATGAACAGAAATCTAATGAAACAAGACACACATGTAAGACacgagaaaaacaaaaatttaacatCAAGAACCCTGAGAAAGAGAATcaccagtggtccagtggctaggactccccATGTCCACATCACAGGACATGGTTTAGATTGCCAgttgggagaactaagatcctacatgccacatggcacagttaagtaaataaataatctgagaaaaatgtaattaaaatcataatgattttttaatacaGAGGTTTTGGTCTTCATGGGAGGGCTCACCTTGCATTCCTATTAGTTTTAAAGCTAGGTTGATCAAGTGTGGGTCTCAGAAAGTGAGGACAAATTCACACTaataaataatcattattttGCTAGGTAACATTTTTCTGGAGGGGTAGGAGGAAAAGTGAGGAGATGAGTAAAGGGGTAAAGGAAGAAGAGCTTTAGAGACTACACCATGTGAGGGCCACAGTGGACATTCGCAGGCCTTCAGTGCCCCTCACATCGCCCAAAACAGTGAGCAGGTCAACCATGTAACGGGAACAGAAACATCTTGAGGTGGGTATGTAAAGAAGATGAACAGGACTTGGGAAACCAATCACTGCAGAGAGCAGTGAGGCCAGTGTCAAATCTGGGGAAATGGCAATGAGTCGGTCCAGAGTCCCTAGCTTAGCGCTGTTGTTCTGTGAAGAACTTCCCAAGTGGGAGGGTGTTAGCGGGAGATGTGCACACATGGAAATGAGGCTGCATCCCCTTGTGGTGATGGAGCTGTCAGGTGTGCACAGCTCATGGTCAGGATATGGGAACTGGAGTCCCTGCTCTGAGAGGCAAAAGAAAAGCCAGTGGACATGTGCAGTGTAAACACTCTCATGAAAGGTGAGGCAGTAGTGAGCTCTTGTGAAAgtccctctgcctctctgagcTGGACAGCCCTTCTTTCTCAAAAGACAATAAAAACTGAATCACAGCATTGGTTTGGATGGGTAGATAAATGGAGTCATCCACAGACAAGTAATCAATGCTGATTCCAGAGAAAAGATAATCCTGACCATCAGCATGGGTTGGGATGTAAGCACGGCtcatggggtgggggcagagggagcAGAAGTGTCAGGATGGACAAGGTGTTCTTTCAGTCCTCAAACCTGGTAGGCATAGAGCAGGGGAGGAGTGAAGTCACTAGATTCTCCAAATGCCTGAACCAGGCAACGTGGCATTCAATCACAGATCCTTATCCCTTCAACGGGGATCATAAACAGATGACATggcatctctgtgcctcagtttctgctCTAGAAGGAGTCCATTTGCTTCATAGATTCTGCCCACTCTGTCACCACCTCAAACTTCTTTGACATCATTGCCAGCCATAATTGCAGTATTTATAAAGCCCTTTCTTCAGTGTGACCTCGCTGATGTTTAATCAAGCGGCAACTTCGGGTGAAAGATTTACCGCATTCCTTGCGCTCATAAGGCTTTTCTCCAGGGTGGATCTTCCAATGTGTGTGAAGGAGCTGTCTTTGCttaaaggctttcccacattcactgcacacaaaaggcctttctccagtgtgaaGTTTGTGATGATCATAGAGACCGGTTTCACTAGTAAAAGACTGGCCACACtcgagaagcaaatggcaacccactccagtattcttgcctggagaatcccacggacaaaggagcctggcgggctacagtccatgggattgcaagaatGTGTCACAaattagtgattaaaccaccatgGTGAAGCTATCACCCTAGGAAACTGCCTCTTCCTTTCAGCACTGAATGCCGCTCCATTTCTCTAGAACGCTGCATGAACCTCTTAAATCAGTGCTAAAGTGGCGTCTGAAACAGACTTGACAGGACTTGTCTCCcctctttttctaaaattaaaaaaaaaaaaaaaaagactggccACATTCACAGCACTTATAAggcctttctccagtgtgaactctctgatgatcAAGAAGGCTCCACCCAGCAGTaaaagatttcccacattcactgcactcatAAGGTTGTTCTCCACtatgaactctctgatgataCCGGAGGCCACTCATAGCAACaaaagatttcccacattcactgcactcataaggcctttctccactgtgaactctctgatgacgAAGAAGGCTCGAACTACTAGTAAAACATTTTCCACATTCACTGCACTTATAGggcctttctccagtgtgaactctctgatgattACGAAGGCTCAACCTAGCAATAAAAGATTTCTGACATTCATTGCATTCATAAGGCCTTTCTCcactgtgaactctctgatgacgAAGAAGGCTCGAGCTACTAGTAAAACATTTTCCACATTCACCGCAATTAAAAGGCCTTTCTCCAGTGTCAACTCTCTGGGGACACTGGTGCTTCAGCCTAGCAGTTAAAGATTTCTCACATTTATTACACTCATAAGCCCATTCTCCAGCATGAAACTTCTTATGGGTATTGAGATGTGCCTTTTGGCAAAAGAACTCcccacattcactgcattcaAAATCCCTTACTTCACTGTGAACTCTCCAATGATTACAAAGGTTCGATCTACTTGTAAAAGATTccccacattcactgcactcataaggcttttctccagtgtgaacATTCATATGTGCACTTAGCTGCTCATTCCGGCTAAAGAATTTCCCACAGGAACTGCACTCAAAAGGtctttctccagtgtgaactctCAGATGATAATAGAGACCAGAGCTAGTAGTGAGAGCTTTCCCACATTTGCTGCACTCATAAAGGTTTTCTCCAGTGTGAAGTCTTTCATGTGCAAGGAAATTGGATTTGCGGGCAAAAAATTTTCCACATTGGTTGCACTGATGaggcttttctccagtgtgaactctCTGGTGTTCCAGTAAGCTCCACTTTTGGATAAAGGATTTACTACATTCCTTGCACTCataaggcttttctccagtgtggatttttttttatgggCAATGAGGTATTTCCTTTGGCTAAAGGATTTTCCACATTCCCTGCAGTCATAAAGCATCCCTCCACAGTTAAATCTCTGATGTGCAAGGAAACAGGATTTGTGGCTAAATaattttccacaatggctgcatTCATAACACCTTTCTCTAGCATGAACTTTCTGATGCTGAATGAGGGTATTTCTTTGGGTGCTGGCTTTCTCACATGTATTGAACTTACAAAACCCTTCACTAGTGAGGACTCACTCATCCCGAACAAGTATGTCTGTGTGGCTGGAGCCTATCTTGCCTTCTCCCCAGCTCTGATGACTGTGAAAAATAGTTTCACATTCCTTACTATTGTTCAGTTTCTTCCTGGTATTAGTGGCCTGTGGCTGAGCTCCCATATTTGCCATGAATTCATTCCCAAGTTCCATGAAGGTAGAGAGATTCCCTGATGCAAGAACTGTGTAATTCTTCAAAAATGAGGGTGTCTCCATGATACAGCATACGGGATTCTCTCCAATGTGCTGCTTCTGGCGCTGCCAAATGTTTGCAATGAAATAGAACTATTTCCCACATGACCCACATGTGTATGCTTTCTGCCCACTATTTGTTCCTTGCTCTTCAGCCAAGTGCAAAATGTCTCTCAAAACTGGGATGCACACCTTACAAAGCTGGACCTTCTCAGGGGACAAACCTGCCCTGGGAGTCCTAATCTGTGACACTCCTACAGATTTGCTCTGTTCAGAAGGTGTCTCCTCATCCTGAACTCCACGCCAGGTACCTGAAAACAAAGAAGTGACAGTGAAGTGCACGCTGACTTTACTGGAGGAAGGGAACGCCATCACAATTCTATATCTGACACATGTAAGAAACACTCCACAGGACTGTGTTCAGGAAATGGAGTTGGGATAAAACTGAGAGGCAGCTGCTCTCATCAAGTGCAGGACAAAAGGACTGGATGTGGCCCAAGGAGAAAGGCGTCTTCTACAGTTCACTCCTCTGTCAATGGCTTTTACCAGGAACACATCTCCTCAACCTGTGACACTGAAAGAAGCAGATCTCCAAGCCTCAGAAAATctgactgtgatttttttttcttgtgatgagcacttttaagatctactcttctggaattttcttttttcttttcatttatttaatcatttatgaCTTCACTTGGTGGCTGTTGCTgttctcaggctttctctagtttcggcaAGCGGGGGCTAGTCTCTAGTTGTGTTGgatgggcttcttattgcaatAGCTTCTTCTGtggcagagcacaagctctaagGCAGGAATGCTTCGGTAGCTGCAACAGGCAGACTCAGtaattgctgcacatgggctcagttgctccacagcatgtgtgCAGCAATGctgtaccagggatcaaacccctgcctcctgcatttccaggtggactcttaaccaggagaccaccagggatgccctctTTGGGAAATTTCTAAATATTCAACACAGTCATGTTAACTAGAGTCACTATGCTGTGTcttacatccccaggacttacCTCACAGTTAGAAGTGTATAACTTCTGACATCCTTCATGCATTTCATCTGCCCACCTTGCTCCGGTCTGGCAGTCACTAATCCTTTGTCCGTATCTGTTTGGTGTTGGTCTTATTGTTTTAAAGATTCAACATGTAAGCATAACCATCCAGTACAGGTAAATGTGGAACACCCTGAGTTCTGAATGCTTGGGTCGACTTTTACAGGAAcacttttcaataaatatacagaatCCTATGCTCTGTGTAGTGGGATGAATCCACAAATGGGAAAACTTCAGAATCAGAGGACTGACTATGAGCCTCTAGACTTCAGTATATTTAGAGGATCCTGGATCCCATCCTCAGTGGACACAGTGGGACAACTGGATTTGTCTTtccctgatttatttcacttagcctaatgctCTCCAGGTCAATTTATGCTACTGCAAATGGTAATATAGCCATCTTTTTTATGGTTATAtaatactgaataatattccatatatatttcatttttgctatccactcatccatcaaTGGATACTTAGGTTTTTCCATCTCTTGAATATTATAAATAAGCTACAATAGATATAAGGCACAGATACCTTTCTGAAATGATGATTTTACTCCCTCTGCATAAATACACAAAGGTGGACTTGATGGGCGATATGGAAGTTCCTTTTTTAGTTCTGTAAGCAGTCTCCACAGTCTTTACTATATCGGCTGCAATAAAGTATATTCCTAcccacagacagtaaagaatctgcctgcattgcaggagacctgggtttaactccagggttgggaagatcctctggaggagggtaaggctacccactccagtattcgggcctagagaattccatgggtagaggagcctggagggctatagtccacggtgtcgcagagtcagacctgactgagtgactaacactttcgctttcaccaacagtgcacaaggggtCCGTTTTCTCTACCAGTTTaccaacatttttttttggtcctttttATAACAGACGCTGTAACCTGTacgaggtggtatctcattgtgtttctgatttgcattttcccaaCCATTCacgatactgagcatcttttcatgtagcTGCTTCCCATACCTATGTAGTCTAAAGAACAACAGCAACTGTGTAACccattatgcatttttaaaacacccatatatgtatgtttatataccaTTAAAACAAATGAGAACAGTTATAAAATGGAGCAGAGAAAGCaattaggaatttttttaaattatgaagtatTCAATACCAAGGAAGCCATTCAGGGTCACATGAAAGTGGACTACAATCAGATGTAAATGCATAGTGCAAACTCCAGCACAATTAcattgaagaaaaatgaaaggaaaaaagtatacATGATATGctaacaaagaagagaaaatgcaaTCACACAAAATTCTCAACTAACAAATGAAAAAGAGTGGACAACAAacataggaaaaagaataaaggcaATGGTAGAAAATGGTGACAAATTCATTACATATTTATTCAACTATATGACTATATTAAGCACTGATAGTCTCAATACACCAATGAAAAAGGACATTATCAGAGTGAATTCAGAAAGAGGAGTCAAGTACATATTAATATGTACTTTAAAAACCCACTTTAAATATGAACATGcaggaattccctagcagtctaGTGCTTAGGACTCAGCACTGTCACTGCTTCagctggggttcaatccccagtcagggaactaaagcaCTGCAAGCTGTGGCATGTCCAAACAAAAGCACCCACCAATACATGATCTCATcaagagatgcaaaaaaaaaaaaaaaaaaaaaaaatgatctggcCAAATCCAATACCCATTCATGATCAAAATCTCCCTCTCCTAGCtatctaaaaatagaaaaattctttAACTTCACAATCAAAATAAAACCCTACAGGTATCATCATACTTTCCTAGACAAAAACTAGAAACCTTCCCACTAAGATGAAGACTTCAACTTTGTAAGTCATAACTAATgcaatgagaaaagaaagttATATAAAAGTTATACTGACAAGGAGTGAAAGAATAAAACTGCCTTCCTTCTCAGATGGAATAACCagctatataaaaacaaaatatacacacatacacatttaaaaaaaatcctggaatTCAAAAGCAATTACAGCAAGGTTTCAGGATACAAGAATACTGTACAAAAGTCAATTATTACTTTCCTATACATCACCAATAAACAAGTgaagtttgaaattaaaaacacaatgtgCTAAgctacttcagtcatgtctctttgttaccctatgggCGATAAACTGCCAGGCtcatcagtccatgggattctccaggcaaaaatactggagtgggttgccatttccttctccaggcgattaTCCCAGaatctcttaacatctcctgcactggcaggcaggttctctaccactagcaccacctgagaagtccccaAAAACACAATACCATGTACATTAACACCCCCTgaaagaatggagagagaaaggaagaaatagttATAAATCTACCAAGACATGTACAAGACCTACATGAGGGAAATGACAAAAACTctgatgaagaaatcaaagaactaaataaatggaaagatatttcacATTCCTTAAGTGTCAAAGATATTTCACATTCCACTTTTGTCAAGATGTCAGTTAGGCCCACCTTCACCTATCAAattaatgtgaaagtgaaagcaaaagtgaagtcactcagacgtgtccaactctttgtgaccccacggactgtagcctaccaggcttctctgtccatgggattttccaggcaagagtactggagtgggttgccatttccttctccagatcaagTCAATGTAATCCAAATCAAATCCCCAGGAAGTTATTAAAAGGATATAAATAAACTGATTTAGGTTATacttgaatagtctagtggttttccctactttcttcaatttaagtgtgaatctggcaataaggagttcatgacctgagccacagtaagctcccagtcttgtttttgatgacggtatagagcttctctgtctagtcaaggctatggtttttccagtggtttgtatggatgtgagagttggactgtgaagaaggctgagcaccgaagaattgatgcttttgaactgtggtgttggagaagactcttgagagttccttggactgcaaggagatccaaccagtccattctgaaggagatcagccctgggatttctttggagggaatgatgctaaagctgaaactccagtactttggccacctcatgcgaagagttgactcattagaaaagactctgatgctgggagggattgagggcaggaggagaaggggatgacagaggatgagatggctggatggtatcactgactcgacggacgtgagtctgagtgaactccgggatttggtgatggacagggaggcctggcatgctgcaattcatggggttgcaaacagtcggacatgactgagcgactgaactgaactagagcttctccatctttggctgcagagaataaaattaatctgattttggtgttgaccatctggtgatgtccatgtgtagagtcgtctcttgtgttgttggaacagggtgtttgctatgactagtgcattctcttggcaaaactctgttagcctttagcctgcttcattttgtactccaaagacaaatttgcctgttactccaggcaaatctcttgacttcctacttttgcattccagtctcctataatgaaaaggacaccttttttgggtgttagttctagaagatcttgtaggtcttcatggaactgttcaacttcagcttcttccgcattactggttggggcatagacttggattactgtgatattgaatcatctgccttggaaacgaaccactagaccattcaggtatgacctaaatcaaatcccttatgattatatagtagaagtgacaaatagattcacaggattggatctgatagacagagtgcctgaagaactatggacagaggtttgtgacatagtacaggaggcagtgatcaagaccatccccaagaaaaagaaatgcacaaaagtaaaatggttgtctgaggaggccttacacatagctgaaaaaggaagagatgctaaaggcaaaggagaaaatgaaagacaaaaccatttgaatacagaattcaaaagaatagcacagagagataagaaagccttcctcagtgatcaaggcaaagaaatagaggaaaacaatagaatgggaaagactagagatatcttcaagaaaattagataccaagggaatatttcatgcaaagatggccacaataaagaacaaaaatggtatgaacctaaaagaagcagaagatatttaaaagaggtggcaagaaaacacaggaccgtacaaaaaagattttcatgacccagataaccatgatggtgtgatcactcaccgagagccagacatcctggagtgtgaagtcaagtgggccttaggaagcatcactatgaacaaagctagtggaggtgacagaattctagctgacctatttcaaatcctaaaagatgatgctgtgaaagtgctgcattcaatatgccaacaatttagaaaactcagcagtggccacaggactggaaaaggtcagttttcattccaatcccaaagaaaggcaatgccaaagaatgctcaaactactgcacaaatgcactcatctgacacgctagtaagcaatgctcaaaattatctaagccaggctttaacagtatgtgaatcgtgaacttccagatgttcacgctgggggttcaatggttaagaatcctccttgcaatgcaggggacttggattAGATTCCTATCTGGGggactaagatttcacatgccctggaacaactaagcccaaaagccacaactactgaacctgtgatGCACAAGTAAAGAGCCCATATGCGGCAACAAGATTCCACATGAGGCAAAAATTCCATacgatgcaactaagacccaatgcagccaagaTAACTACACAGGCAAACAAAtgagcattttatttaaaaagaacaacGTTTAAGGACCCACAACACACGAATCTGAAATTCCTACAAAGCTAGAGAAATCACAACAGTGTGCTGACATCAAAACAGATATATATTCCAATGGAATAAAACAGAGACTAGAGAGTCTAGACATCAACCCTCAAATACATCATCCAGGACTAACAAGAGGACCATGACCATTCAATAAAGACAGTCTTCTCAACAAacggtgctaggaaaactggatacacacatgtacagaaatgaagacagaaccttatctaacaccatatacaaaaattcacTCAAAATAGCCAAAGATCTAAACTTCAGAGATACAATTACAAATTCGTAGGAAGAACATACAAGACAAACTGGGcctcataaaaaggaacaatgtCGGTTGCATACCTTTAACTTATGCAGTATCATGTGTCAATAATACCTCAAGAAAGctgtggggaaaagagaaaaaaataaagttttgtacATCAAAGGACACTATAAACACAGTAAAAAAGAAACCACAGGTTGGGAGAAAGCATTtccaaaacacaaacacaaaaatggATTAACATCCAACTTCTCTGacagtacagtggataagaatccacccgccaatgcaggggacacaggctcgctccttggtctgggaagattccacatgtaagtgaataagcctgtgcgccacaactactgaagcccacacatccAAGAGCCCCACACGGCAACTCCTGCGCCctggtgctgcaactactgaggcctgtgcACTGGAGCCTGAGAGAGGGAAGCCACCCTAAAGaggagcctgtgcacagcaacaaagacccggcgcaaccaaataaataaattgtaaaggACTGATACTCAGAGTCGATGGATAAAttcgtaattcaacaacaactAAAAAGCCAACCAGATTAATAAATTTAGAAAGGACTTGggtagatatttttttaaagatatacaaatgactaaTAAGCACACCATGAGGGATGTAATCAAAATGCGAAAatataccacttcacatccattAGGACAGCAAtgattaaaagcaaagaaaagaacaaggaCTTCCCTTGTTGCCGaaactccaggctcccaatgcagaggccccgggttccatcccaggtcagggaactggatcccatacGCCACAACTACGAgttcacatgctgtaactaaaatgccacatgctgcaacaaagactcaaGATCAACGGCCTgaagtgccacagctaagacccagggcagccaaatgaataaataaagactaTAAACAGAGACAAAACACGAAGGAAAAACCTGGCACTCATACCTTCAATTCcctcatgttttttaaaaaagactgcaTACTGCCAATACAGGTGGCAGATCGTCAATCCCTGGTCATCACTTCTCAGGGAAATAACATCCTGCATGCCccctgtgaagtgaagtcacttagttgtgtccgactctttgtgaccccatggactgcagcccaccaggctcctccgtccatgggattttccaggcaagagtactggagtggggtgccatttccttcttcaggggatcttcccaacccagggatcgaacctgggtctcccgcgctgtaggcagacgctttttaccacctgagccaccagggaagtcccctggggagaccaaaacaaaagaacagaaactAACAGATACTGGCATGGATATAAAGAAATTGGAACCTTGAAAAAAGATCTTGCAGAAACATCTCATGGTCTGTTTCAGTAGTAACCATGTCAGTGACAACActgttgcagagtcaggcacaaagaaaaaaaaatgtcaggtaTAGGAATGGAGTAAAACCTGGGTACCATTCACTTGGAAAGTCACTTGGCCAAAAAGAGGGCAAACAAGGAGAAATAAATCAGGCTGATGGAAGACCACTGACCTTGACAGTTTCTCaagggaagagaaataaaagcaaaaacaaataaatgggacctaCTCAAAcacagtcatgtacggatgttcccacagtcatgtacggatgtgaaacttggaccataaggaaggctgagcacttaagacttgatgctttcaaactctggcactggagaagactcttgagagtcccttaaacagcaaaaagatcaaactagtcaaccctaaaagaaatcaaccctgaatattcactggaagggctgatgctgaagctgaagctccaatgctttcgccacgtgatgcgaagagccaactcactggaaaagaccctgatcctgggaaagactgagggcaagaggagaagacagcaacagaggatgagatggttggatggtaccattAAGTCACTGACAcaagcacactccaggagatgctgaaggacagggaagcctagcatgcagttcacggggctgcaaagaaatggacacgactgactgagtgatcaacaacaaaatcaaacaaaagcttttgcacagcaaaggaaaccataaacaaagcaaaaagacaaactactgcaaataatgtgactgacaagggcttaatttccaaaatacataaagaggaGTACAACTGAtaacaaaaaaacccaacccgGAAGACCTTTCTTCCAGGTTGGGTTTTTtagaaatttctcaaaaaaaaaaaaatacagatggccagtaggcacatgaaaaggtactcatcatcactaatcatcaaagaaatgcaaaacaaaactattacacaatgaggtaccatgtcACACCAGACAGAATGGCCATCAGTAAAATGTCCACAAATATGATTTTTCCttatagtccagtggttaaaaatccaccttgcaatgcaaggaatACTGGTTCAATCCAtgatccaggaaaatcccatgtgccgcggagcaactaggcctgtgcaccacaagtactagctctgtgctctagagcccacaagccacaactactgaagcctgcgggGCTActgcccatgctccacagcaagagaagacaCCGCAAGAGAAGACACCTCAGTTAGAGAGGAGACCcctctctctgcaactagagaaaagatccagcaaagcaacaaagacccaatgtggccaaaattaaaataagtaaattaattaactaatttgtaaaaagtctacaaataacaaatttgggagagagtgtggagaaaaaggaaacctcttacactgttggtgagaatgtaaattggtacagtcactatggaaaacactacggaggttccttaaaacaagaaaaataagttGCCTTATGATCCaccaatcccattcctgggcatgtatacagagaaaaacatagtttgaaaggatacatgcaccccaatattcctTGCACTAATgtatacaatagccaagaaatggaagcaacccaaatatctgtcgacagatgaacagatgaagaagctgtCGTGCTTATATACCATGAAATAGTACTCAGCcactaaaacaaaatgaaataatgccatctgcaacaacgtggacggacctagagatcgTCAATACTGAGAGAagtcaagtcagaaagagaaggagaaatagttATGACataccttatatgcagaatctaaaaagaaatgatacaaatgaatttgcaAAACAGAGTCAGAGAATGGCTGCCGGGAGGAAGGACTAgaagaagggatagttagggagtttggggtggacatGTGCACACtcctgtatttaaaatgaataagcaacaagggcctactacacagcacatgaaactctgctcagtgttatgtggcagactggatgggaggggagtttgggggataaCAGATACCTGTACATGGATGGCCCCATCCTTTCC
This window harbors:
- the LOC105602037 gene encoding LOW QUALITY PROTEIN: zinc finger protein 551-like (The sequence of the model RefSeq protein was modified relative to this genomic sequence to represent the inferred CDS: deleted 2 bases in 1 codon), with amino-acid sequence MLYDCRECGKSFSQRKYLIAHKKIHTGEKPYECKECSKSFIQKWSLLEHQRVHTGEKPHQCNQCGKFFARKSNFLAHERLHTGENLYECSKCGKALTTSSGLYYHLRVHTGERPFECSSCGKFFSRNEQLSAHMNVHTGEKPYECSECGESFTSRSNLCNHWRVHSEVRDFECSECGEFFCQKAHLNTHKKFHAGEWAYECNKCEKSLTARLKHQCPQRVDTGERPFNCGECGKCFTSSSSLLRHQRVHSGERPYECNECQKSFIARLSLRNHQRVHTGERPYKCSECGKCFTSSSSLLRHQRVHSGERPYECSECGKSFVAMSGLRYHQRVHSGEQPYECSECGKSFTAGWSLLDHQRVHTGERPYKCCECGQSFFFFF